TCCGTTCCGTTCCGTTCCGCTGCGCGCGCGTGGTCACTAGGCAACGGACGTTGCCTGCACACCGCGACAACTCCGCGAAGACGACGAGGATGTCAGCGTAGCGCGCAGCAGCAGGCAGGTACTGCTGCACAGTGAACGCGCACGTCGCTCACCACCCCCCGTGTTCCGACAAGAACCGATGGATACCTACGGATCACCCGTGATCCGTGTCCCGGCACGTTTGCTTTCCGGTCGTGCCTCGCCGAGGATCGTATCCGAAACGTGTACCAGCTCGAACGGGTGAGGAACGACACCATGCCATGGTGCTGGTGCACGTCCAGAGAACCGGACCGCGACGCCCCCGGCCGGATCGATCCAAGCGCCCGGCCCGCTCCGCGTCACACGATCCCCCGGCCCAGCGCGGAGGAATATGCTATGCGCGCCAGATATTACGCGAGCCGCCGGCGCTTGCGGCGCGCGCCCGAGTATAAAGACGCCGGGAGGGCGCGCCGAGTTCTTCGTTCCTCGTGCCACGGTGCCAGccaccctccctccctcctcacAAGCTCACCACCCAGCCAAGCGCGGAACGACGACAAGACGGACGGGGGAGGCAGCCCGACCGGCGACCAGTCGGGGGGAGTGGTGCGCGCTCGCGCGCGGACCGTTCCACATGGCTCTGGGAGCGGAGATGGCGCGGCCGTTCCTGGCCGCGTGCGGCGACGGGGAGGTCTCggccagggcggcggcggtggcgttccTCGCCGCGGAGACGGGGCGGCCGCTGGACCCGGTGGTCTGGGGCGACGAGAAGCGGATGAAGCGGGAGCTCGTGGCGTGGGCCAAGGCCGTGGCGTCCATGGCGGC
The genomic region above belongs to Panicum hallii strain FIL2 chromosome 4, PHallii_v3.1, whole genome shotgun sequence and contains:
- the LOC112889818 gene encoding uncharacterized protein LOC112889818, translated to MALGAEMARPFLAACGDGEVSARAAAVAFLAAETGRPLDPVVWGDEKRMKRELVAWAKAVASMAAAGKNAPRRRRRP